From the genome of Phoenix dactylifera cultivar Barhee BC4 unplaced genomic scaffold, palm_55x_up_171113_PBpolish2nd_filt_p 001050F, whole genome shotgun sequence:
TTTTAGTCGAGAAGATCGTAAACCTGGAGATCCCGTCGTCGTCATCGAAGCTAGGACATGGTGGTGGTGAGAGATGCGTCTAGAATCCGCGGAGATCTATACTTCTAGTTATAACTGAAacgatttttaaaattaaaattcctTACATGTATATTACTTATTAATGATGCGGTAATTTATgttagatttattttttttttataaattatcgAACCTCTGGGTTTTTTCCATCATAAATGTCTTCTGTTGATTTAGAAAATTTAATTATGTCAAGAATTGAATGAGAAAGATACGTGGATGTCAACTGGTTTAATAAGAAAGATGTCTGATTCAATTAGTAAAGATTATGGAAGTCGTTTTCATTTGAGTTTCCAATACGTCATATTAAAATTTATGTTCTCAAGAAATTACTCGAGCTGGTAACCCTTCATATTCTCTCAGAAAAGAGTGAGAAAATATCGTAGAACTGGATGGGAAAGATacaatactaaaaaaaaaatattagttttTCCATTGAAATAGTGATTATTCTAAGAACCGGATGGAAAGATGTAGCACTAAACTTTTACATTTAGATGCCTTGTATCAAGTGATTATGTAGAATTAATTAGAAAGATATAATTAGATTTTCCCATAGAAGCTGCGAAAGGTGATTACGcccaaaaaaattaattgaaaaaaatatatacggTCGTTTAATTTTTCACAATTTAGAAAAGTGACTATGGTAAGAATCGaaatagaaagaaataaaaCTAGAATTTCCCTAAGAACTGTAATTACGGTAAGAGCCAAATGGTGGAGGGAATTATGCCAAGAATTAAACCGGAAAAGATACGCTCTACACTTTTTTTCCATTGAAATGGTGATTACGGTAAGAATTGAATGGAAAAGATACGGCACTGAATTTTTCTATTAGATGCCATATAATGTAGAAACTGTGATTATGGTAAGATTTGAATTGGAAAGATATGGTAGtagatttttccaaaaaaaaaagatgactaTGGTATGGAAAGATATGAAACTAAATGTTCCCACCATAGATACCATTGAATCAGAGAAGTTTTTCTTTCGGTGGAATTGATTTATAGAAGTTGCTTGTTCTAAGCATTGAATGGTAAAGATGTTACTTGATTTACCCGTAGAAATTGGGATCACAGCAAGAACTGAATGTAAAAAGAGATACAGTCCTCATCATCCCTTGCCACGTATCGATTTAGAAAATGTGATGATGATAAGAATTGAATGACATTGATATTAGCATTAATGATGCCATGTATCCTTTTAACAAAGGTGATgcggtaagaattaaatagaaAAGATAAGGTACTGGACTCTCCATATCTAAATTGCCATGTaggcaggggcggcccaatgcatttgggggcctaggGCGAACTCACTAAATAAGaccttttttaaaataataataataataataataaatttttaataagtataaaatactttaaaaatttatttaaaaataatccgtctagctttttgagatgcaaaattactaatcaaacttttgtactcaagattcattaaaatattattttcaatcgataatatagctaatccatttaatctttcttgtgacatagttgaccgcaaataagtttttatcaactttaattttgaaaaacttctttcagcagaagcaactgttacaggtattgttAACAATATCCTATAAGCAATGaatgcatttggaaaagaatctgtttttttaataaaacttaAAGTATCAATAGGGGTACTAGTTTCTATTTACGAATACAATATACTCTATCCAATTCCTTCGAATACACTAACCATCTTCTATCATATTTTTCACCATTAGGTAATTTACGAATGTAATGTAGCGTAGAGAAGTGCCTATTATTTTCATCCTTAGGAAAATGAAGATCATAATCTCTAATTGGACCTCTTTCTACTAATAGATCTCTCAACCTTGTATCGATTTGCTTCCATTGACCAGGATCGTATATATTTGTAGAAATAGAACTAATTTCATTAAGCTCTACACTATTCTTATTTATCCTATCTTCATCTAATTTCTCATTATGTTCTTCACCATGAATATGGTTGTCAATCTCATTTTGTTTCATTCCTTTCATGTCATCTTTTAGCTCTATTTCAGGTGCTTGTTCAGTTGTTAATTCCTGAGTTGAACTTGATGTagtgttttgtttgtttgtcataacaaatttatctagagctcctttttgagattgaatgagttttttcgatttttctttttttttaagtttttcatatccacattcatattttctattagacatttgaatataaaaattatattaccaaacaaaacaattaagataattactacaaacaaattaaaatataaaagagaaaaaatagaagagaaaaattgtaacaaaattatagaaattGCAATAAAATTAGGGAAATTAAATACTGGATGTcgaaaatataatcaaacaaCAAAAGGAGGGTTAGAAGGATCACACCATATGCTGTGCAGCTTGTGCTAGTGCTACAGTGCCACTAGGCCCACCACCCACAGTCCCACTGAGTCCACTGTCAGTGTCACAGACTGACAGTCTCTCAGTCTCAGTGAGACGGACGGGAGGGCTGAGGGGACGGCCGGGCCCGCCGGGGTGACGGGTCACGGGACAACGGGAGCCGGGGCCGGggagggaggcgaggaggtcACGCTCACGCCGTCTGCCGTCACGGCCTCACGCCTCACGGGAGCCGGGGCCGGGGGCGGGCGAGGAGCGGAGGAGGTCACGGGCTCACGGCTCACGGGAGTGACGGATTGACGGCACAGGCCGCGGGCGGGGTCCGGGGACTGGGAGGCGCTCAGGCGGAGGAGACGACCTCGCCGGCTCGCTGGATTGAGCCGGACGGGCCAACGGGCGACGGGGTCACGGCCTCACGAGAGCCGGGGGCCCGAGAGGCGGGAGGGAGGcaaggagccgaggaggtcgcgGGCGGCGGAACCGCCTGGATGCCGGGGAGGCGGGGACGGTCGCGGGATGCCGGGGCCCGAGGAGGCGGGGAGGCGGACTGGCGGAGGCGCGGCCACGCGGGGGGAGGCGAGGAGGAGACGAGTAGACGACCCAGGCGGCAGCCGGCAGGCAGTCACACCTTCACGGCTTCACCTTCACGGAACAGTCGAACAGAGACACAGAGTAGAAGAGAATTGAGGAAATAGGAATGAGGAGCAGAGGAGGAGTGGAGGAGTGGAGCAGGATGAAGATTTTAAAGAGAGCCAGAGGGCAGAGAGGAATGATGGGTGATGGCATCATGGCCGATGGGAATATGGAATCGGATTAAGCCATTGAGGAGGAGTGGACAGTAGAGCACCCGGCGACCCGCGTCTTGTCGAGGTAGCCGTTGGCTCCTGCCGTCCTGCGGGCTGCGGCCTTACCCTCTGATGTAGTCTGTAGCTAGCTACTAGCTAGGAGCGGGAGCTGGGAGGGTAGAGCGTAGGATGCCGTCGCGGGGCCTTCTCTCGAGCCGGGGCCTTGGGCGACCGCCTaggtcgcctaaggcttgggccgcccctgcatGCAGGATGCATCTAGAACCATTTGTTGTTATAGAATCCCATGGGCTTCAAACTTTCATACAGTCCTCACCTTGCACCTGTAATGTAAAATCCCTTGGAGTATGTAACATTCCCTTTCTCATGATATCCTCCGGACATCTCAGTTTTACAACAAATCTTTCACCGAGATCAACTCTCAAGAGTTTCTTTAAACCATTAGTCACATAGAAAACCCCACTGAAGAAAATAGCCTGTGATGTGCAGTATTATGTGGCAATCGGTCTCCAACGGATCGATTCTTGACCCATTCGGTACCCCTCTTGGATGAAATGATTCCTTCCCAATGGTAGTGGCGAGACTGGGCGTTGTCTAGATCTAGAAGTCCAGATctaataattataaccaaatcATAGGCAACTAATGAAATAAGGAATATCCTCAAGATACTTAATATCAGATGTATACTAAACTGCGACAATAATAAGCCAAATCAGACCCTGATTAGAGTACTGATATGAGTTTCCAAATCAATGACGTACCACTCGCATCAAACCCAAATCATATCTATTACGCGTTGGTTTGGTCAATTTCaccaatatatgtatatacaccaGGTAACATATACTTTGAACGGAAAAAGTGAAAAATAAGAGAGGAGTACGGAGCCACAAAAAGGCAATATCAGTATAGAATGGAATTAGAATGAAGCATACAATGGAATGGGATGCCAAGTCAAATTATTAATCCTTCAAAAGACAAAACAATAACATATATTCCATGATTGATATGTATCTTCACAGTTAAACCatgaaggcaggattcatatCGCTGAAAACACAAGACAATAGATAGCAAATTTTACAAACCTCGAacacattatgatctgttgccaAGAATAATCACGCAACCTCATCACCAAAGCTCTTCGATAAGCGGGGTGAATAAACAGCACATCTTTTACCGTATATATGGTACAAGTCGCCAACTTCTTCCAAACTACCATGATTTAAGTGATATGAGAAGATCTTCCGTCCTATTCGGAGGAAAACGACATCCACATCTGGATGAAAATCCAAGGCATGAACATCTTGTGATTCAGGGATCCCATGTATTTGCAACATCGCTCTGATATTAATGCAATGCTTCAACACCCATTCGACATGACGGTAGTCCTTGAGCATCCAAACCTTTATCTCACCCTTGCTTTGCAGCATGTAATGCAAATAACCCCCCGAGCGTCCAAGACGTTCGATCCAATCAGATTCAGGCAGATCAATTCTGCGGCAAACCTTTCCCTCTAGATCAACCCCTAAGGCTTGTTTCAGACCATTTGTGACATAGAAATTTCCGGCGAAGAAAGTAGCTTGTGGGCTGTGATATTTTTTGGCATCGGAGACTTCGCTCACGACCCACTCGTTTGTCTTGGTCGAGAAGATCTTAAACCTAAGGATCTCGCGGACGTCGGAGTGGAAGACATGGTAGTGGCGGGAGATGCGAGGGTCGAAGCCCAAAGCTAGGAAACCGTAATAGATATCATTTGCTTTGGGGACAACGGCCCATTCTCTAGTGGTGGGATTGCAGACATAGAAGGACTGAGCCTTAACACCACCCATTCGGCTTTGTGCAACCCACGAGTGACAGAGGAGCAGCCCATTGCAGGAGCTGATGACCTCCATATTCCATATGTTGGGCAAGAAACTGAGGGTGGTATCGATGGAAAGATCGTCATCATTGTTTGAGAGGTTAATATATTGGATACCTCTCCTCGCCCTGTGAACCGGCGCCGAGCCTCCATTGGGGACATTGAAGAAGAGCCCAGACGCCGCACGAGGGAACTTATTCTGATAGCAGGGATCTGAGGAAAGGACGAGCCAGGACTTGGAGACGCATTGGAACCGGAAAAAGGATTTGGTCGGCAGGCAAGAAAGAATCTCCACCATGAGATCGTCTGTCAGTTTGGCAACACAACGAACCATCTTCTTGTAGCGGAGAGACGAGGCtactttcttcctctcttcctatTGGACTTAGATTTGgaagcccaaggaagaagtgtTGAATTCTTTATAGGGATGGCGACCCCTTCGAGGATCTATAGGCCGGCAATGTGGATAAATACTGAGTTGCATTGGTTTCATCGAGGTCCTGCATAAATTATTCCATTTCAAGGCAACTATGCTCCATGAAAGTTGGATTACTTTATAAACCATGCATTATAATACGCCCAGTAGCGTCATCCCTGCGCAATCAATTTGAATAATTTTTCCTTTCGTTTCTGTTATCTTATTGAATTTGAATTGCAAAAGATTCTTTAATTCAAATCATGGAAGATAAGATAGAGACAATGGGATTGGTATGTATTTTGATTGAGGGAGCTTTTCCACTAGAGCCACCGAAATTTAGTACTGGATATAGCAATCAAAGATGCTACAAGTCCATCTACGTAATTTTTCCTTTATCTACTTGATTTGTACCTTGCACTACTTTCCTTACGTCGCCATATGGTTAGGCTATATATTGATgtaaaatattattgtaattgagattcTAGATAGGGTGATTTTCTTTATTCACCATATAGTTATATGAGTCGGATTGAGTCACTTAtttaacacaaaaaaaaatggttaCGTGTTTGAATTTTTGACCCACCTAATAAATAGATTGTGTTTAAGTTGATAGATATTTGACTAGATGTGATTAGattaccatatatatatatatatatataagagattgtttatgagaagaaattaattaaggaccattcaataacattttattttttgttccttttttaaCAATATTGTGGTAATATGCCCCCACCAGAGTCGAACCCCAGAACTCCTTCAGGGCTCGttcggttcgcaggaaaagaaggagagaaagtgtggtcaacaggAAAGTAATAAGATGACTCTTATTTGggtggagttttcaaagaagagagatggaaaagttgtattcccataggaatatgattcccacatttcatgggaaagaccatgggaaagtctttcccatgagaaacatgagaaTCCTACTTTCCCATTAGGTgggaatcacttcatttttatttttttccaaaaaaacctTTCaatattaaagaggcattaaagacctaacttttattaagggcataaaagaaattacacaacttttctaagaaagtagatgggttaaccaaatataagcactctaaaaatctatcacttttccatgttaaaccaaacatgccaaaagtacattcCCAGGCATTCTCTTCCTATGAATCTTCTTCCcatgaatcatattcctagagagaaaaatgcttcccgcgaaccaaatgagccctcGATGACAATGGTGTCAACCAGCTGGGCCAACATTTTATCAACAATTTTACTAGTTACTCTTTTGCTTCAAAAGCCAAAGAAGAAATATTAAGAATATTCATCCATGAGACAAGTGGGAGGTCTTACTCTTGGGTTCAAAACTGAGCGGTGCCAAATAAAGCCATACATGAGTATTTGCAAGTAGAGACAGCAATGCATGGAAATAAGTAATAGGCTACACAATGAGGGATAGCTCCAACCACAGATGCCCATAACCTTCTAATTCTAGTGCACCCACCAAACATCATCACCAGCTTAATTTGTTTGGTGAGATACCTGGATAGACTCACTGCGCCTACAACGGTAAGAATTCTCAGTCATCAGCAATTAAGCTAAATCATGTTTACAGAGGCTCCAAAAAGTTATGGCGTTTATAATTGAATTGTTCATTCCTTTGGATGTTCTTATGATGTTTCCTAAGCTGGACATGATAAACAAGACCTCCCAATAAAGCATTCAAGTAAAGAAAGATCAAATCAAACCACGCAGACTGGCAATGCCTTAGACTGCATCAATCTGATTAGCGTATTAAGGATTTCTGATTTAAGCAGAAATACTGAGCAGAATATAAAGACTATCATCAAATATAGACAgatagaagaaaaaatattacGGCAGATGATCCTCCTACTCGTAGTATCTTCAATTCATGGAAGCACTCTGAATGGGACCTGGACCGGAACAAATTTATTGTTGAGAAGGTAAGATTCAATCATAGTCTGCAAAGAAAGATGTGCTCTCTCATTGTACATAGCATTACTGTTTTTGTcaagaaagaagaataaaatcaAATCAGATATAAAAGATGAGCTCTGTTCTTCACATCTACAACAATATGTACTCAACATGACCTTACAAGATTCATACATCCACGAGAGAAGAAAACTCCGGGAGATACACTAATGCTAGAGCTGCCACAGATCATTTTGTGAGGCGTTAAGGCTTGAGAATCTGAACAAGTATCCTTCTATTTCTTAAGAACTATGTACATAAGACTTCTGAATGAGAGAAACAGCTGCAAAATGATGTCAGTGCCTATAGCTGTTCACTGTTTACTGGCTCGCTTTGGCGGTAAATTTCAACATTCCACTTGAGGACCTGTCATATGTGATGGTTGGAAAGAGTTCAAGTGAATTTATGCACAGGAGATGATTGCCTCAGCTCGTAAGCTGCTTGGAAACAGTCTGCTGCTTGATGCAGTGaaccatctgcttttgagatgTAACCAAGATTCAACCAGGCATTATGATTTGTTGGTTCTAGACGGAGAGCATTCATTACAAAGCTCCTTGCAAGTGACAGTGATTTCCCTCCAAACATCCTTAGAACAGCTGCTATAGAAACCATGCTTGGAACATAGTCTGGTTCAAGCGAGAGTGCAACTGAATAAGCTACCAAAGCATCTATGTGCAATGACTGAGCTTCCAGTAACATGCCTGCAGGCACCCAACAATGCTTAAATAGACGATCAGACCACACAGCAGTAAGCTGGTGACAGAGATGATCTAACATTAACACAGAATTGTGATTAAAGTGAAAGAGCATCCTTGTAGACTGTCATAGGAGGCTGACCAAAAAATGTTTTTTAACAAAGCATTTCATTAACTAGATATTAAAGAAGGTTCTATCATGAAACATCGCGAGCATTTTCAGACagtatattaaagaatgaggtTTGTGCAAATTATCTATCCTCATAGACTTGGACACGAACACAGGTATATACAATATCTAGttcaataatttttatttttcttatcctGGAAAGGAAATCCAAGAAACACGTACTTAAAGTCGTACTCAACCTGTAAGGCTCCATCTTCTGCAGCTAAACTGGCATGTATCTTCAATAGAGATAGTGGATATCATGATAAATTACTGTTGAAAAAAAAGGCATCAATAATAATACTTCTGTAAGCTCTTAATATTGGTGTCAGGtttccatcaaaaaaagatTTTCAGGCAATACATGCATCATCA
Proteins encoded in this window:
- the LOC120107865 gene encoding F-box protein At5g07610-like; the encoded protein is MVRCVAKLTDDLMVEILSCLPTKSFFRFQCVSKSWLVLSSDPCYQNKFPRAASGLFFNVPNGGSAPVHRARRGIQYINLSNNDDDLSIDTTLSFLPNIWNMEVISSCNGLLLCHSWVAQSRMGGVKAQSFYVCNPTTREWAVVPKANDIYYGFLALGFDPRISRHYHVFHSDVREILRFKIFSTKTNEWVVSEVSDAKKYHSPQATFFAGNFYVTNGLKQALGVDLEGKVCRRIDLPESDWIERLGRSGGYLHYMLQSKGEIKVWMLKDYRHVEWVLKHCINIRAMLQIHGIPESQDVHALDFHPDVDVVFLRIGRKIFSYHLNHGSLEEVGDLYHIYGKRCAVYSPRLSKSFGDEVA